From a single Kitasatospora azatica KCTC 9699 genomic region:
- a CDS encoding CcdC protein domain-containing protein: protein MVGLVNILVILAVVALIARRQFQARKIDTERRFWLLPLILGALALRDPHLIDPAHKTAAIALLAGSVVVVLAMGSVWGWTVRLWHERDGSIWAKGTAATVAAWAGLIAMRVGLYGLGSALHIHQSSNALLLTLGVLLLTRGVVVNWRARALDAPHSLRAVA, encoded by the coding sequence ATGGTCGGCCTTGTCAACATCCTCGTCATCCTCGCGGTGGTCGCGCTCATCGCGCGCCGTCAGTTCCAGGCGCGGAAGATCGACACCGAGCGCCGCTTCTGGCTGCTGCCGCTGATCCTCGGAGCCCTGGCCCTGCGCGATCCGCATCTGATCGATCCGGCGCACAAGACCGCGGCGATCGCGCTGCTGGCCGGCTCGGTCGTGGTCGTGCTGGCCATGGGATCGGTCTGGGGCTGGACGGTCAGGCTCTGGCACGAGAGGGACGGAAGCATCTGGGCCAAGGGAACCGCCGCGACCGTCGCCGCCTGGGCCGGACTGATAGCCATGCGGGTCGGCCTGTACGGGCTCGGCTCCGCACTCCACATCCACCAGAGCTCGAACGCGCTGCTGCTCACCCTCGGCGTGCTGCTGCTCACTCGTGGTGTCGTGGTGAACTGGAGGGCCCGCGCACTGGACGCCCCGCACTCCCTGCGCGCGGTGGCCTGA
- a CDS encoding sensor histidine kinase yields the protein MQLETWTRWPSREALTREQRSRPGLVLSFAGRLALLLTVVLGTVTSSRFTGGAAVVSALGLAATAVLVQLLFRTTRRHQISWALAAVAQLLLLAPIVHHTGAVMLANVIWCALAVLALIRLPLVAAVPVCAGALVSYAVVSGDSYLALIATVVGLVFLGYLVRLDSEARGTAQRLLQQERAARAAEAESAALAERARIAREIHDVLAHSLSAQLVHLEAARLMLDSGADRGQVRERVVAARRMAQDGLKETKQALSALRGEFTAVGEFLLDLTEREQVPLTVTGTPRPLGAEVGLAVRRTAQEALTNVRKHAPRAVCTVELRYLTTEVELEIRNTAAGTAQVSAELAGSGSGYGLLGMRERAELLGGSLRAGPDGDGWLVLLRLPV from the coding sequence GTGCAGTTGGAGACCTGGACGCGCTGGCCCTCGCGGGAGGCACTGACCCGCGAGCAGCGCTCCCGGCCCGGCCTTGTGCTCTCGTTCGCCGGTCGACTCGCCCTGTTGCTGACGGTGGTCCTGGGAACCGTCACCAGCAGCCGGTTCACCGGCGGGGCCGCAGTGGTCTCGGCCCTGGGCCTTGCGGCCACCGCAGTGCTCGTCCAACTGCTCTTCCGAACCACGCGTCGGCACCAGATCAGCTGGGCCCTGGCCGCTGTCGCCCAACTGCTGCTCCTCGCGCCGATCGTGCACCACACAGGCGCCGTCATGCTGGCGAACGTCATCTGGTGCGCCCTCGCCGTCCTCGCCCTCATCCGACTTCCGCTGGTGGCCGCGGTGCCGGTCTGCGCGGGGGCGCTGGTCTCCTACGCGGTGGTCAGTGGTGACAGCTACCTGGCGCTGATCGCCACGGTGGTGGGGCTCGTCTTCCTGGGATACCTGGTACGCCTGGACTCGGAGGCACGGGGCACCGCACAACGGTTGCTCCAGCAGGAGCGGGCTGCCCGGGCGGCCGAGGCGGAGAGCGCGGCCCTCGCGGAGCGGGCCAGGATCGCCCGGGAGATCCACGACGTGCTCGCCCACAGCCTCTCCGCCCAGTTGGTCCACCTGGAAGCCGCCCGCCTGATGCTGGACAGCGGGGCCGATCGGGGTCAGGTCAGGGAAAGGGTGGTGGCAGCCCGTCGAATGGCCCAGGACGGACTCAAGGAGACCAAGCAGGCGCTCTCCGCCCTGCGCGGCGAGTTCACCGCAGTCGGCGAGTTCCTGCTCGACCTGACCGAGCGCGAGCAGGTCCCACTGACCGTTACCGGTACACCGCGTCCGCTCGGTGCCGAGGTGGGCCTGGCGGTGCGCAGGACGGCCCAGGAGGCCCTGACCAACGTCCGCAAGCACGCTCCTCGGGCCGTGTGCACGGTGGAACTGCGTTATCTGACCACGGAGGTGGAGTTGGAGATCCGCAACACGGCAGCAGGGACTGCTCAGGTGTCGGCCGAGTTGGCCGGCAGCGGCAGCGGGTACGGTCTGTTGGGGATGCGTGAGCGGGCCGAACTCCTGGGAGGAAGCCTGCGAGCCGGACCGGACGGTGACGGCTGGCTGGTCCTCCTGCGGTTGCCCGTCTGA
- a CDS encoding response regulator transcription factor yields the protein MSEPSGSRSAEGVTRVLVADDQTVVREGIVMLLGLLPGIEVVGAVADGEEAVRLVAERQPDVVLMDLRMPRCDGVEATRRIRADHPRTEVVVLTTYADDDSLFPALQAGARGYLTKDAGAEEIAKAIADVRAGAAGLSPQVQRRLLERLAPPSSTHSPSPNNSLSPTHLPDPTHSSPTHSPSPAQSPSPIQQRPLPDGLTAREAEVLSLIAEGLSNSEIAEALFVSPATVKTHINNLFAKTAVRDRAQAVNYAFRHGLSRSSQTD from the coding sequence ATGAGCGAGCCGAGCGGTAGCCGAAGCGCGGAAGGGGTGACGCGCGTACTGGTCGCGGACGACCAGACCGTGGTGCGCGAGGGCATTGTGATGCTGTTGGGGCTGCTGCCCGGCATCGAGGTGGTCGGAGCCGTGGCGGACGGAGAGGAGGCCGTCCGCCTGGTGGCCGAGCGGCAGCCGGACGTCGTCCTGATGGACCTTCGAATGCCGCGCTGTGACGGAGTGGAAGCGACCCGACGGATCCGCGCCGACCATCCGAGGACGGAGGTGGTCGTACTGACCACGTATGCGGATGACGACTCGCTGTTTCCTGCGCTTCAGGCCGGCGCCCGTGGCTACCTCACCAAGGACGCCGGCGCGGAGGAGATCGCAAAGGCGATCGCGGACGTGCGGGCGGGGGCGGCAGGTCTGTCCCCGCAGGTCCAGCGCCGGCTCCTGGAACGGCTCGCGCCGCCGTCATCCACGCATTCGCCGTCACCCAACAATTCACTGTCACCCACCCATTTGCCGGATCCCACCCATTCCTCGCCCACCCATTCGCCGTCACCCGCGCAATCGCCGTCACCCATTCAGCAGCGTCCGCTCCCGGATGGCCTAACTGCCCGTGAGGCCGAGGTTCTCTCGCTGATCGCCGAAGGGCTCTCCAACAGCGAGATTGCCGAGGCGCTCTTTGTCAGCCCGGCCACGGTGAAAACACATATCAACAACCTCTTTGCCAAGACTGCGGTACGAGATCGGGCACAAGCGGTCAACTATGCATTTCGGCATGGCCTGTCTCGGAGCTCGCAAACCGACTGA
- a CDS encoding DUF485 domain-containing protein: MRRAESSSVPAAVVRQLPPGGPLEEQRQDSAAAEVYREVQQSAAFREIRRSYRSFVFPATGIFLGWYLLYVTAQAAAPELMRIQLLGPLSVAWLLGLLQFVSTFVITWLYSRNARTRRDRAALGLRWDTQDQLR, translated from the coding sequence GTGCGCCGGGCCGAATCTTCCAGCGTCCCGGCGGCGGTAGTTCGGCAACTGCCTCCGGGGGGACCGCTGGAGGAGCAGCGGCAGGATTCGGCTGCGGCCGAGGTCTATCGAGAAGTTCAGCAGAGTGCGGCCTTCCGGGAGATCCGTCGCAGCTACCGAAGCTTTGTCTTCCCGGCCACGGGGATCTTTCTCGGTTGGTACCTGCTCTATGTGACCGCCCAGGCGGCCGCACCGGAGCTGATGCGCATTCAGCTGCTCGGCCCGCTCAGTGTGGCCTGGCTACTCGGCCTTCTGCAGTTCGTCTCCACTTTCGTGATCACCTGGCTCTACTCCCGCAACGCCCGCACCAGGCGCGACCGAGCAGCCCTCGGCCTGCGCTGGGACACTCAGGACCAGCTCCGATGA
- a CDS encoding solute symporter family protein: MTPVTQFTDFALASTAATTTLHQPLAPHQPLAPHQPGDQHHGLAIVLFALVVVVTLAITLWVGRRGQVAEDFYAGGRDFGPLQNGIALSGDYLSAASFLGVTGLIALYGYDGVLYSIGFLVAWLVVLMWVAELVRNTGRYTLADVLATRMRQRPVRAAAGTASVVVTLLYLIAQMVGAGSLVALLLGTTGAAAKTWTIVAVGALMIIYVTVGGMRATTWIQIVKALMLMTGAVLLTGWVLVHFHGNLADLMHSAARGSGHGQKYLEPGLKYGATTTSRLDFVSLGLALVLGTAGLPHILSRFYTVPTARAARRSTIWAIGLVGCFYLMTIVLGLGATALVGSKAVKAANSAGNTAVPLLALNLGGGEGSTGGTLFFAVTSAIAFATILAVVAGLTLASSVSFAHDLYAQAFRRADRPAVTDRQEVLVARLAAVVIGGLAIALSLFAQRLNVAFLVSLAFAVAASANLPTLLYNLFWRRFTTRGACWATYGGLVPALVLVIFSPVVSGSKTAMFPGVDFHWFPLENPGLISIPLGFLLGWVGTVSGEERADADKFAELEVRSLTGAGAV; this comes from the coding sequence ATGACTCCGGTGACACAGTTCACCGACTTCGCCCTCGCAAGCACCGCCGCCACCACCACCCTTCACCAGCCCCTCGCCCCGCACCAGCCCCTCGCCCCGCACCAGCCCGGTGATCAGCACCACGGGCTCGCGATCGTGCTCTTCGCGTTGGTGGTCGTGGTAACCCTGGCCATCACCCTCTGGGTGGGGCGCCGAGGGCAGGTGGCCGAGGACTTCTACGCCGGCGGGCGGGACTTCGGCCCACTGCAGAACGGCATCGCGCTCTCCGGCGACTACCTCTCCGCCGCGTCCTTCCTCGGTGTCACGGGCCTGATCGCGCTGTACGGCTACGACGGCGTCCTCTACAGCATCGGCTTCCTGGTCGCCTGGCTGGTGGTGCTGATGTGGGTGGCCGAGCTGGTCCGCAACACCGGCCGGTACACACTGGCCGACGTGCTGGCGACGCGGATGCGCCAGCGCCCGGTGCGGGCCGCGGCCGGTACCGCCAGCGTGGTGGTCACCTTGCTGTACCTGATCGCCCAGATGGTCGGTGCGGGCTCACTGGTTGCCCTGCTGCTCGGCACCACCGGGGCGGCTGCCAAGACCTGGACCATTGTGGCCGTCGGCGCCCTGATGATCATTTATGTGACGGTCGGCGGGATGCGGGCCACCACCTGGATCCAGATCGTCAAGGCCCTGATGCTGATGACCGGTGCCGTGCTGCTCACCGGCTGGGTGCTGGTGCACTTCCACGGCAACCTCGCCGACCTGATGCACTCGGCCGCCCGGGGCAGTGGCCACGGTCAGAAGTACCTGGAGCCCGGCCTCAAGTACGGAGCCACCACCACCAGCCGGCTCGACTTCGTGAGCCTGGGCCTGGCTCTGGTGCTCGGCACGGCGGGCCTGCCGCACATCCTCTCCCGCTTCTACACGGTGCCCACCGCCCGGGCTGCCCGCCGTTCCACGATCTGGGCGATCGGACTGGTCGGCTGCTTCTACCTGATGACCATCGTGCTGGGCCTTGGTGCCACCGCGCTGGTCGGCTCCAAGGCGGTGAAGGCCGCCAACTCGGCAGGGAACACCGCTGTTCCGCTGCTGGCGCTGAACCTCGGCGGCGGCGAGGGGAGCACCGGCGGCACGCTCTTCTTTGCCGTCACCTCGGCGATCGCCTTCGCCACCATCCTCGCGGTGGTGGCCGGCCTGACCCTGGCCTCCTCCGTCTCCTTCGCCCATGACCTCTACGCCCAGGCCTTCCGTCGGGCCGACCGGCCTGCGGTGACGGACCGTCAGGAAGTGCTGGTGGCACGGCTGGCGGCGGTGGTGATCGGTGGCCTGGCGATCGCGCTGAGCCTCTTCGCCCAGCGGCTGAACGTCGCCTTCCTGGTCAGTCTGGCCTTCGCGGTGGCCGCCTCCGCCAATCTGCCCACGCTGCTCTACAACCTCTTCTGGCGCCGCTTCACCACCCGGGGCGCCTGCTGGGCCACGTACGGCGGGCTGGTGCCGGCGCTGGTGCTCGTGATCTTCTCGCCGGTGGTCTCCGGCTCCAAGACGGCGATGTTCCCCGGTGTCGACTTCCACTGGTTCCCGCTGGAGAACCCCGGCCTGATCTCCATCCCGCTGGGCTTCCTGCTCGGCTGGGTCGGCACGGTCAGCGGCGAGGAGCGGGCGGACGCCGACAAGTTCGCCGAACTGGAGGTCCGTTCGCTGACCGGCGCGGGCGCCGTCTGA